In Topomyia yanbarensis strain Yona2022 chromosome 2, ASM3024719v1, whole genome shotgun sequence, one DNA window encodes the following:
- the LOC131681824 gene encoding bromodomain-containing protein 7, with translation MGSKKHKKHKSERREREEKANMLLERPPSLKLILKVSGNSSTPEHGNDSPAYGIQQDLGVASFSGEYSGERHKKSKKKKKKKDREKKHKHHKEKRRHRDDSSQEDFNSVGDESSQAAPEPNAFFAAAANSVSPGNLASLPVTKPMIPIKSPEPEAVIIQQPVTPATPATPATPATLMREEINAPSSVTTEDPMQSPGSVHSTSRPGSKMDFLDMGSNQAPKTPGSDCSGREQRTCVLKLKQSRSPLARLLDHLLKALEKRDPHQFFAWPVTDDIAPGYSTIINKPMDFSTIRQKIDDNEYVSLSEFSEDFKLMCENAIRYNHSETVYHKAAKKLLHVGARLLQPENLVRSLRPLMTYMRELTPKELGFELPAATDNQDNEHHTLDSADEAMAAAVDEGINAQINAQIEEDEKRKQIRLENNPNSKFEPFVDDLTAEEVLQQVQSAALNARTKLMKKKSANKIGFLRQLKDGTTTMNILIDNENNTPEKVVSLEAFTGKLQYGTALLQGFREDRRNFAKTVKPLSYGSFSSFAPVFDSRFSNLSKEESDMVLKTYGDETGADYAESILKYTKGSPYAGGIAHSLLDIFTNSEHRKTFATLCESDMQRQEKEAVKHTFPEPAEREIERQKLSDTKIDFNQLRTLSSLGVDVQFLDDLEQQLDCASMTTSLQQALIENSDLIQKLHQIQTNRLSAPLPAHLSYVQRAGENEINLAVQITNNLTQIAKQLPPLAIAPPQGLRKAMGLSNVGLEVFPNPPVGVINPQPNGGPVQHAHNASIPSNADIIDTTPMDMDLEPDAISQQQQQQLLQQQQQHLHQHQHHHSDMNPSQVVDIDSELRELLNNSSNGDTVESDATASIEQMLMD, from the exons ATGGGATCCAAAAAGCACAAGAAACATAAATCCGAGCGTAGGGAGCGTGAAG AGAAAGCCAATATGCTGCTGGAGCGTCCGCCTAGTTTAAAGCTGATTCTCAAGGTTAGTGGAAATAGTTCCACTCCGGAGCATGGAAATGATTCCCCGGCTTACGGTATTCAGCAGGACTTGGGTGTGGCCTCGTTTTCCGGTGAATATTCGGGAGAGCGTCATAAGAAGtccaaaaagaagaaaaagaagaaggaTCGTGAGAAGAAGCACAAACACCATAAGGAGAAGCGTCGCCATCGGGATGATTCTAGCCAGGAGGATTTCAACAGCGTTGGGGATGAAAGTTCGCAAGCTGCACCGGAACCGAATGCTTTCTTTGCGGCGGCAGCAAATTCTGTTAGCCCGGGAAATTTGGCGTCCCTGCCAGTGACGAAACCGATGATTCCAATCAAAAGTCCCGAGCCGGAAGCAGTAATTATTCAGCAACCGGTTACGCCCGCCACTCCGGCCACCCCTGCCACTCCGGCGACATTGATGAGGGAGGAAATTAATGCCCCCAGCTCGGTAACGACAGAGGATCCGATGCAGAGCCCAGGTTCAGTGCATTCAACTTCTCGTCCCGGTAGTAAAATGGATTTTCTTGATATGGGCTCGAATCAGGCACCCAAGACACCCGGATCGGATTGTAGCGGTCGAGAGCAGCGGACCTGCGTGCTAAAGCTCAAGCAGAGTCGATCTCCGTTGGCACGGTTGTTGGATCATCTGCTTAAGGCGTTGGAAAAGCGTGACCCGCATCAATTTTTTGCCTGGCCGGTGACGGATGATATAGCTCCTGGTTATTCGACCATTATTAACAAGCCGATGGATTTTAGCACCATTCGACAGAAAATTGATGACAATGAGTATGTTTCGCTGTCGGAGTTCAGTGAAGATTTCAAGCTGATGTGTGAGAATGCAATCAG ATACAATCATTCCGAAACAGTTTACCACAAGGCAGCCAAAAAGCTTCTTCATGTAGGTGCCCGTCTTTTGCAACCAGAAAACCTGGTGAGATCTTTACGTCCGCTAATGACGTACATGCGTGAACTGACACCGAAGGAGCTTGGATTTGAGCTTCCCGCCGCTACCGACAATCAAGACAACGAGCATCACACACTCGATTCAGCAGATGAAGCAATGGCAGCTGCCGTGGACGAAGGCATCAACGCACAGATTAATGCTCAAATCGAGGAGGACGAAAAGCGGAAGCAGATTCGGTTGGAAAATAATCCGAACAGCAAATTCGAACCGTTTGTGGATGATTTGACGGCTGAAGAAGTATTACAGCAGGTTCAAAGTGCAGCACTCAATGCTCGGACTAAACTAATGAAGAAAAAGTCCGCTAACAAGATTGGATTTTTACGACAGTTAAAAGATGGTACGACGACGATGAATATTCTAATTGACAACGAGAATAACACTCCGGAGAAGGTTGTCTCGTTGGAAGCTTTTACCGGTAAGCTGCAGTATGGAACCGCTCTGTTGCAAGGATTTCGCGAGGATCGGCGGAATTTCGCCAAAACTGTTAAGCCGCTCAGCTACGGTTCGTTCAGTTCTTTTGCGCCAGTATTCGATTCACGTTTTTCCAACCTATCGAAAGAGGAATCGGATATGGTTTTGAAAACTTATGGTGACGAAACTGGGGCAGATTACGCGGAAAGCATTTTGAAGTACACCAAGGGTAGTCCGTATGCTGGCGGAATAGCACATAGTTTGTTGGATATATTCACTAATAGTGAGCACCGAAAAACGTTTGCCACTTTGTGCGAGTCGGACATGCAACGGCAGGAGAAGGAAGCGGTAAAGCATACATTTCCGGAACCAGCCGAGCGCGAGATCGAGCGGCAAAAGCTTTCCGATACCAAAATAGACTTCAACCAACTCCGTACACTGTCCAGCTTGGGAGTGGATGTTCAGTTTCTGGACGATTTGGAACAGCAACTTGATTGTGCTAGCATGACCACCTCCCTGCAGCAAGCGCTTATCGAAAACTCCGATCTGATACAGAAGTTGCACCAGATTCAAACCAACCGCTTATCTGCCCCGCTTCCAGCCCATTTATCCTACGTACAGCGAGCTGGCGAAAATGAGATCAACCTGGCCGTACAGATCACAAACAATTTGACACAGATCGCGAAGCAGCTGCCCCCGCTGGCGATTGCCCCACCGCAAGGGCTCCGGAAGGCGATGGGTTTGAGTAATG TTGGCCTGGAAGTATTCCCCAACCCACCGGTAGGTGTCATTAACCCTCAGCCTAATGGTGGTCCTGTTCAGCACGCACACAACGCCAGCATTCCCTCGAATG CCGATATTATTGACACCACCCCGATGGACATGGATCTGGAACCGGACGCGATttctcagcagcagcagcagcagttgctgcagcaacaacagcagcaccttcatcaacatcaacatCATCATTCAGATATGAATCCATCACAAGTGGTGGACATTGACAGTGAGTTGCGTGAGCTGTTGAACAACAGCTCCAACGGGGATACGGTAGAGTCCGATGCCACCGCCAGCATCGAACAGATGTTGATGGATTGA